One segment of Enterobacter ludwigii DNA contains the following:
- the atzF gene encoding allophanate hydrolase yields MKPLYDLRLSVLAEAYREGQIAPREVITALRERALALNPSFNAFIYLLTPEELEPYLAALDGVAPDTLPLFGVPFAIKDNIDLAGIDTTAACPAFAYRAEQDATIVSQLIALGAIPLGKTNLDQFATGLNGTRSPYGPCRNSVHPDYPSGGSSAGSSLAVALGLASFALGTDTAGSGRVPASLNNLLGLKATKGLISTAGVVPACRTLDCVTFFTATAAEASQLLALTARQDPRDEYSRSNPAWNGPQAFGVPAAGFRFGVPETLEFLGCAESEALYHRAKTGLIALGGVPVTLDFAPFLAAAKLLYDGPWVAERYHLAGALIERQPDAVLPVIRDVLQNAPATTAVATFDAQYKLQRYQAECDAMMADLDCVLIPTYPRPVSLAELADEPVKSNSALGIYTNFMNLLDYAAVAVPVGEMNNGLPSGVTLFGRAFTDQYLLSLADALQRHTKLTLPGNRAMLDDAPTCTATHDRLRIVVCGAHMDGLALNVQLRERGARLVDATTSAPYYRLYALADGKRPGMVRVADQGAGIAVEVWELPHSEVGSFLAGIPAPLGLGKIELQDGRWLTGFICEAYGLEGARDITEFGGWRAWLARKR; encoded by the coding sequence ATGAAGCCTCTTTATGATTTACGTCTCTCTGTGCTGGCAGAGGCATACCGTGAAGGCCAGATCGCCCCGCGTGAGGTGATAACGGCATTACGCGAGCGCGCGCTGGCGCTGAACCCGTCATTTAACGCTTTTATTTATCTGCTCACCCCTGAAGAGCTGGAGCCGTACCTCGCCGCGCTGGATGGCGTAGCGCCGGACACGTTGCCGCTGTTCGGCGTGCCCTTTGCCATCAAAGACAATATCGATCTGGCAGGTATCGACACCACCGCCGCCTGTCCGGCATTTGCGTATCGGGCAGAGCAGGATGCAACGATAGTTTCGCAGCTGATTGCGCTGGGGGCGATTCCTCTGGGGAAAACTAACCTCGATCAGTTCGCAACCGGCTTAAACGGTACGCGCTCGCCGTATGGCCCATGTCGTAACAGCGTTCATCCGGATTACCCGTCCGGTGGCTCCAGCGCGGGGTCGTCGCTGGCGGTCGCCCTGGGTCTGGCGAGCTTCGCACTGGGAACGGACACGGCCGGTAGCGGGCGCGTACCGGCCTCGCTGAATAATCTGCTCGGCCTCAAGGCAACCAAAGGACTCATCTCCACGGCAGGGGTTGTGCCTGCCTGCCGCACGCTGGACTGCGTCACGTTTTTCACCGCGACGGCAGCAGAGGCCAGCCAGTTGCTGGCACTCACGGCGCGACAGGATCCGCGTGACGAATACAGCCGGTCCAACCCGGCGTGGAACGGCCCGCAGGCTTTTGGTGTCCCTGCTGCGGGCTTTCGCTTTGGCGTGCCGGAGACGCTGGAGTTTCTCGGCTGTGCAGAAAGCGAGGCGCTGTATCACCGCGCGAAGACGGGGCTTATCGCGCTGGGTGGCGTGCCCGTGACTCTCGACTTTGCACCGTTTCTGGCGGCCGCGAAACTGCTCTATGACGGCCCGTGGGTCGCCGAGCGTTATCACCTCGCGGGTGCGCTGATTGAACGCCAGCCGGACGCGGTGTTGCCGGTTATCCGTGATGTCCTGCAAAACGCGCCTGCAACCACTGCGGTGGCGACGTTTGACGCGCAGTACAAACTCCAGCGGTATCAAGCCGAGTGCGATGCCATGATGGCCGACCTGGATTGCGTATTAATTCCGACGTATCCCCGCCCGGTGAGTCTGGCTGAGCTGGCCGATGAACCGGTTAAAAGCAACTCGGCGCTGGGCATCTATACCAACTTTATGAACCTGCTCGACTATGCCGCCGTAGCGGTCCCGGTCGGTGAAATGAACAATGGGCTGCCATCCGGCGTCACGCTGTTTGGCCGCGCGTTTACCGATCAGTATCTGCTCAGTCTGGCCGATGCGTTACAACGTCACACAAAATTAACGTTACCGGGCAATCGTGCCATGCTGGACGACGCGCCGACCTGCACCGCAACCCATGACCGCCTGCGGATAGTGGTCTGCGGTGCGCATATGGACGGTCTGGCGCTCAATGTTCAGTTACGAGAGCGCGGAGCACGCCTTGTAGACGCGACCACCAGCGCACCTTATTACCGTCTGTATGCGCTGGCGGACGGTAAACGTCCCGGAATGGTTCGGGTGGCAGACCAGGGGGCCGGGATTGCGGTCGAAGTCTGGGAGCTACCGCACAGCGAAGTGGGGTCGTTTCTCGCCGGGATCCCCGCACCTCTGGGACTGGGAAAAATCGAGCTGCAGGACGGACGGTGGTTGACCGGGTTTATCTGCGAGGCGTATGGCCTGGAGGGGGCACGGGATATCACGGAATTTGGTGGCTGGAGAGCCTGGCTTGCCCGGAAACGGTGA
- the dmsD gene encoding Tat proofreading chaperone DmsD — translation MKEVSQRDSFAFSARVLGALFYFAPDSEQTAPLVQALTEGDWIQDWPLAPETLQPVADAFKTPSDEALKDAWQRLFIGPYALPSPPWGSVWLDRESVLFGDSTLALRQWMRENNIAFEMKQNEPEDHIGTLLLLAAWLAENGRDAERDQLLAWHLLPWSTRFLSVFVENAGHPFYTALGKLAQLTLADWQDTLIIPVAEKTLYR, via the coding sequence ATGAAAGAAGTCTCACAGCGTGATTCGTTCGCGTTCAGCGCCCGGGTACTGGGCGCGCTGTTTTATTTTGCTCCGGATAGCGAGCAGACTGCGCCGCTGGTGCAGGCGCTCACCGAAGGCGACTGGATTCAGGACTGGCCGCTGGCGCCGGAAACGCTGCAGCCTGTTGCAGATGCGTTCAAAACGCCATCCGATGAAGCGTTGAAAGATGCCTGGCAACGTCTGTTTATTGGCCCTTACGCCCTGCCGTCACCGCCATGGGGTTCCGTCTGGCTGGATCGGGAATCCGTGCTCTTCGGCGACTCCACCCTCGCGCTGCGCCAGTGGATGCGTGAAAACAACATTGCCTTCGAGATGAAGCAGAACGAACCGGAAGATCACATCGGTACCCTGCTGTTACTGGCCGCGTGGCTGGCAGAAAATGGCCGCGACGCTGAACGCGACCAGCTTCTGGCGTGGCACCTGCTGCCGTGGAGTACCCGCTTCCTGTCCGTGTTTGTTGAAAACGCCGGGCATCCGTTCTACACCGCACTGGGCAAACTCGCACAGCTGACGCTCGCGGACTGGCAGGACACGTTAATTATTCCGGTCGCGGAAAAAACGCTCTACCGCTAA
- a CDS encoding dimethyl sulfoxide reductase anchor subunit family protein encodes MGSGWHEWPLVIFTVFGQCVAGALIVMGLVWLTEKDDAVKTRLVRSMFFLWLVMGIGFLASVLHLGSPLRAFNSLNRVGASALSNEIAAGSIFFAVGGFWWLVSVIGKMPPALGKIWLVVSQILGVVFVWAMTRVYQIDTVPTWYTGYTTLAFFLTLVLGGPLFAALLLRVANTTYKSTFAASVSVLALLACVAVIVLQSNDLATIHSSVQQASALLPDYGALQIWRIVLLAAGLGCWLCPLMRRQEPKALALFAGVILVVVGELIGRGLFYGLHMTAGMAIAG; translated from the coding sequence ATGGGAAGTGGATGGCATGAATGGCCGCTGGTGATCTTCACCGTCTTCGGACAGTGCGTCGCCGGGGCATTGATCGTTATGGGGCTCGTCTGGCTTACTGAAAAAGACGACGCGGTGAAAACACGCCTTGTCCGCAGTATGTTCTTTCTGTGGCTGGTGATGGGCATCGGATTTTTGGCGTCCGTGCTGCACCTTGGCTCCCCGCTACGGGCCTTTAACTCGCTCAACCGCGTGGGTGCTTCGGCGCTCAGTAACGAAATTGCCGCGGGATCCATTTTCTTTGCCGTTGGCGGTTTCTGGTGGCTGGTATCCGTTATCGGTAAAATGCCCCCGGCACTGGGTAAAATCTGGCTGGTCGTTAGCCAGATCCTGGGCGTTGTCTTTGTCTGGGCGATGACCCGGGTTTATCAAATTGATACCGTACCGACCTGGTATACGGGTTACACCACGCTGGCCTTTTTCCTGACGCTGGTATTGGGAGGGCCGCTGTTTGCAGCCCTGTTGCTGCGCGTGGCAAACACGACATATAAAAGCACATTCGCGGCCTCTGTCAGCGTGCTGGCACTCCTGGCCTGCGTGGCGGTCATCGTGCTGCAGAGTAATGACCTGGCGACAATCCACAGTTCCGTTCAACAGGCGAGTGCCCTGCTGCCTGACTATGGCGCACTGCAAATCTGGCGTATCGTACTGCTTGCCGCCGGACTCGGCTGCTGGTTGTGCCCGCTGATGCGTCGGCAGGAGCCTAAAGCCCTCGCTCTTTTTGCAGGCGTGATACTGGTCGTCGTGGGTGAACTGATTGGCCGTGGTCTTTTCTATGGTCTGCACATGACCGCAGGTATGGCGATTGCGGGTTAA